One Papaver somniferum cultivar HN1 chromosome 10, ASM357369v1, whole genome shotgun sequence genomic window carries:
- the LOC113316814 gene encoding F-box protein At1g47340-like, whose protein sequence is MRYRKSSFCVLNPCTGEYFNLPTIDNEGSIVGGFGYDPSTSNYKIVRIEYLKDKGYVQVYTLGSSGWRSIGEINHQLRRHREGVLWKGSLHWLDVNQGKVLAFDLADETFRRYLPETPCININTEITQFKLLGGYLSIVAVDRRIRRVNIWALKYTQHKNDDILLEVGKYQWSLEFSIPFFASPYGYTVDCNYDPFDITKNNEVLLWHTLKPQGWSTTPTFLFRYDPKTDTLKEVLHWKTYHIVTFKGIPHVNSHVSLKALGVDSKTTKVAAHCADH, encoded by the coding sequence ATGCGTTACAGAAAAAGTAGTTTTTGCGTTCTTAATCCTTGTACCGGAGAATACTTTAACCTTCCCACGATAGACAATGAAGGAAGTATAGTTGGTGGATTTGGTTATGATCCTTCAACTAGCAATTACAAAATTGTTAGAATTGAGTACTTAAAAGACAAAGGATACGTTCAAGTATATACTCTCGGTAGTAGTGGATGGAGAAGTATTGGAGAAATTAATCATCAGTTACGTCGTCATAGGGAAGGTGTACTCTGGAAGGGATCCCTTCATTGGTTGGACGTTAACCAAGGCAAGGTTTTGGCTTTTGATTTGGCAGATGAAACGTTCCGCAGATATCTCCCAGAAACACCATGTATTAACATAAATACTGAAATAACCCAGTTCAAGCTGTTGGGAGGGTATTTGAGCATTGTAGCTGTGGATCGACGTATTAGGCGTGTAAACATATGGGCACTTAAATATACACAGCACAAGAATGATGACATTCTTCTCGAAGTGGGAAAATATCAATGGAGTTTGGAGTTTAGTATACCATTTTTTGCTTCTCCATACGGGTATACAGTAGATTGTAACTATGATCCGTTTGACATTACTAAAAACAATGAAGTTCTCTTATGGCACACATTAAAGCCACAGGGATGGAGTACCACTCCAACATTCCTTTTTCGCTATGACCCCAAAACTGACACATTAAAGGAGGTTTTGCATTGGAAAACTTATCATATTGTTACATTCAAGGGAATTCCGCATGTCAACAGTCATGTGTCATTGAAAGCTCTGGGAGTCGATTCAAAGACAACTAAAGTTGCAGCACACTGTGCGGATCACTGA